The Spodoptera frugiperda isolate SF20-4 chromosome 9, AGI-APGP_CSIRO_Sfru_2.0, whole genome shotgun sequence genome contains a region encoding:
- the LOC118271078 gene encoding protein Fe65 homolog isoform X3, producing the protein MGLHKRGKNGLLSYENPNYHLDPSRLESAIYSDLYDMHDEKNTPDEYDSYLDNRRVEDEAASPVTKTSDKSGLITPPQNGGEESPPPEKERADREDSEKSHSTPVPHSAEGPNDDLYAIPVKLRPKKEPQLPPGWEKHEGTRRKYNDGPYYWHIKSGTIQREIPKMPPIEAKESRISMVRDCSNLSEVSKYEGSMMTSSVTRSTTSGALDHDGQEAERKRKEEMSYKRRSFPARPEPDNGRAVRFFVRSLGWVEIAESDLTPERSSRAVNKCIVDLSLGRNDLLDQVGRWGDGKDLFMDLDDGALKLIDPESLNTLHTQPIHTIRVWGVGRDNGRDFAYVARDRATRKHMCHVFRCEAPARSIANALRDICKRIMIERSLQPPPRPTDLPATRRPRPLSVGAAFPTPMEEPRKTVRALYLGSAEVARATGMRVLNDALERLAAARPPSAWRPVAVAVAPSMITITDEGDTTPIVECRVRYLSFLGIGRDVRRCAFIVHTAQDLFVAHAFHAEPSSGALCKTIEAACKLRYQKCLDAHGGSGSLGAGPLGAGSAGSDSSRGSIGAALKSLVGSLTGRRGS; encoded by the exons agtCGAGGATGAGGCAGCTTCGCCTGTTACAAAAAccag TGACAAAAGCGGACTTATCACGCCGCCCCAAAATGGCGGCGAGGAGTCCCCCCCACCAGAGAAGGAGCGAGCAGATCGTGAGGATTCAGAGAAGAGTCACTCTACCCCAGTGCCGCACTCTGCTGAGGGTCCAAACGATGACCTGTACGCCATTCCTGTCAAATTGAGACCTAAAAAGGAACCCCAACTGCCGCCAGGATGGGAGAAACATGAAGGTACTCGTCGGAAAT ATAACGACGGACCTTACTACTGGCACATAAAGAGTGGGACAATTCAGAGAGAGATCCCGAAGATGCCGCCCATAGAAGCCAAGGAGTCCCGCATTTCCATGGTCAGGGATTGTTCCAATCTGTCCGAAGTCAGCAAGTACGAGGGCAGTATGATGACCAGCTCAGTCACCAGGAGTACCACCAGTGGAGCCCTGGACCATGATGGACAGGAGGCCGAGAGAAAACGGAAAGAGGAGATGTCTTACAA ACGTCGCAGTTTCCCAGCCCGTCCAGAGCCAGACAACGGTCGTGCCGTCAGGTTTTTCGTCCGCTCCTTGGGTTGGGTCGAAATTGCAGAGTCTGATCTGACTCCAGAAAGGTCCAGTCGTGCGGTTAACAAGTGCATCGTGGACCTCAGTTTAGGCCGCAACGATCTGCTGGATCAAGTTGGACGCTGGGGTGAT GGCAAGGACCTCTTCATGGACTTAGACGACGGAGCTCTAAAGCTGATTGACCCGGAGAGCCTGAACACACTGCACACACAGCCCATACACACCATCCGTGTGTGGGGAGTCGGCAGAGACAACGGCCG GGACTTTGCATACGTGGCCCGTGACCGTGCGACGCGCAAGCACATGTGCCACGTGTTCCGCTGCGAGGCGCCCGCGCGCAGCATCGCCAACGCTCTGCGCGACATCTGCAAACGTATCATGATCGAGCGCTCTCTGCAGCCTCCGCCACGCCCCACTGATCTACCGGCTACTAGGCGGCCtagaccactgtctg TGGGTGCAGCGTTCCCGACGCCGATGGAGGAGCCGCGCAAGACGGTGCGCGCGCTGTACCTGGGCAGCGCGGAGGTGGCGCGCGCCACCGGCATGCGCGTGCTCAACGACGCGCTCGAGAGGCTCGCCGCCGCGCGCCCGCCCTCAGCCTGGCGCCCCGTCGCCGTCGCCGTGGCGCCCTCTATGATCACTATCACTGATGAAGGG GATACAACCCCTATAGTGGAGTGTCGAGTCCGCTACCTGTCGTTCCTGGGCATCGGGCGCGACGTGCGGCGCTGCGCGTTCATCGTGCACACGGCGCAGGACCTGTTCGTGGCGCACGCCTTCCACGCCGAGCCCTCCTCCGGCGCCCTCTGCAAGACCATTGAGGCTGCTTGCAAG CTGCGTTACCAGAAATGTTTGGACGCGCACGGCGGGTCGGGGTCGCTGGGCGCGGGCCCGCTGGGCGCCGGGTCCGCCGGCTCCGACTCGTCCCGGGGCTCCATCGGCGCCGCACTCAAGTCCCTCGTGGGCTCGCTCACTGGGCGCAGGGGCTCCTGA
- the LOC118271078 gene encoding protein Fe65 homolog isoform X4, which translates to MGLHKRGKNGLLSYENPNYHLDPSRLESAIYSDLYDMHDEKNTPDEYDSYLDNRRVEDEAASPVTKTSDKSGLITPPQNGGEESPPPEKERADREDSEKSHSTPVPHSAEGPNDDLYAIPVKLRPKKEPQLPPGWEKHEDNDGPYYWHIKSGTIQREIPKMPPIEAKESRISMVRDCSNLSEVSKYEGSMMTSSVTRSTTSGALDHDGQEAERKRKEEMSYKRRSFPARPEPDNGRAVRFFVRSLGWVEIAESDLTPERSSRAVNKCIVDLSLGRNDLLDQVGRWGDGKDLFMDLDDGALKLIDPESLNTLHTQPIHTIRVWGVGRDNGRDFAYVARDRATRKHMCHVFRCEAPARSIANALRDICKRIMIERSLQPPPRPTDLPATRRPRPLSVGAAFPTPMEEPRKTVRALYLGSAEVARATGMRVLNDALERLAAARPPSAWRPVAVAVAPSMITITDEGDTTPIVECRVRYLSFLGIGRDVRRCAFIVHTAQDLFVAHAFHAEPSSGALCKTIEAACKLRYQKCLDAHGGSGSLGAGPLGAGSAGSDSSRGSIGAALKSLVGSLTGRRGS; encoded by the exons agtCGAGGATGAGGCAGCTTCGCCTGTTACAAAAAccag TGACAAAAGCGGACTTATCACGCCGCCCCAAAATGGCGGCGAGGAGTCCCCCCCACCAGAGAAGGAGCGAGCAGATCGTGAGGATTCAGAGAAGAGTCACTCTACCCCAGTGCCGCACTCTGCTGAGGGTCCAAACGATGACCTGTACGCCATTCCTGTCAAATTGAGACCTAAAAAGGAACCCCAACTGCCGCCAGGATGGGAGAAACATGAAG ATAACGACGGACCTTACTACTGGCACATAAAGAGTGGGACAATTCAGAGAGAGATCCCGAAGATGCCGCCCATAGAAGCCAAGGAGTCCCGCATTTCCATGGTCAGGGATTGTTCCAATCTGTCCGAAGTCAGCAAGTACGAGGGCAGTATGATGACCAGCTCAGTCACCAGGAGTACCACCAGTGGAGCCCTGGACCATGATGGACAGGAGGCCGAGAGAAAACGGAAAGAGGAGATGTCTTACAA ACGTCGCAGTTTCCCAGCCCGTCCAGAGCCAGACAACGGTCGTGCCGTCAGGTTTTTCGTCCGCTCCTTGGGTTGGGTCGAAATTGCAGAGTCTGATCTGACTCCAGAAAGGTCCAGTCGTGCGGTTAACAAGTGCATCGTGGACCTCAGTTTAGGCCGCAACGATCTGCTGGATCAAGTTGGACGCTGGGGTGAT GGCAAGGACCTCTTCATGGACTTAGACGACGGAGCTCTAAAGCTGATTGACCCGGAGAGCCTGAACACACTGCACACACAGCCCATACACACCATCCGTGTGTGGGGAGTCGGCAGAGACAACGGCCG GGACTTTGCATACGTGGCCCGTGACCGTGCGACGCGCAAGCACATGTGCCACGTGTTCCGCTGCGAGGCGCCCGCGCGCAGCATCGCCAACGCTCTGCGCGACATCTGCAAACGTATCATGATCGAGCGCTCTCTGCAGCCTCCGCCACGCCCCACTGATCTACCGGCTACTAGGCGGCCtagaccactgtctg TGGGTGCAGCGTTCCCGACGCCGATGGAGGAGCCGCGCAAGACGGTGCGCGCGCTGTACCTGGGCAGCGCGGAGGTGGCGCGCGCCACCGGCATGCGCGTGCTCAACGACGCGCTCGAGAGGCTCGCCGCCGCGCGCCCGCCCTCAGCCTGGCGCCCCGTCGCCGTCGCCGTGGCGCCCTCTATGATCACTATCACTGATGAAGGG GATACAACCCCTATAGTGGAGTGTCGAGTCCGCTACCTGTCGTTCCTGGGCATCGGGCGCGACGTGCGGCGCTGCGCGTTCATCGTGCACACGGCGCAGGACCTGTTCGTGGCGCACGCCTTCCACGCCGAGCCCTCCTCCGGCGCCCTCTGCAAGACCATTGAGGCTGCTTGCAAG CTGCGTTACCAGAAATGTTTGGACGCGCACGGCGGGTCGGGGTCGCTGGGCGCGGGCCCGCTGGGCGCCGGGTCCGCCGGCTCCGACTCGTCCCGGGGCTCCATCGGCGCCGCACTCAAGTCCCTCGTGGGCTCGCTCACTGGGCGCAGGGGCTCCTGA
- the LOC118271078 gene encoding protein Fe65 homolog isoform X5, whose amino-acid sequence MIIRKRRYHYIRDKSGLITPPQNGGEESPPPEKERADREDSEKSHSTPVPHSAEGPNDDLYAIPVKLRPKKEPQLPPGWEKHEGTRRKYNDGPYYWHIKSGTIQREIPKMPPIEAKESRISMVRDCSNLSEVSKYEGSMMTSSVTRSTTSGALDHDGQEAERKRKEEMSYKRRSFPARPEPDNGRAVRFFVRSLGWVEIAESDLTPERSSRAVNKCIVDLSLGRNDLLDQVGRWGDGKDLFMDLDDGALKLIDPESLNTLHTQPIHTIRVWGVGRDNGRDFAYVARDRATRKHMCHVFRCEAPARSIANALRDICKRIMIERSLQPPPRPTDLPATRRPRPLSVGAAFPTPMEEPRKTVRALYLGSAEVARATGMRVLNDALERLAAARPPSAWRPVAVAVAPSMITITDEGDTTPIVECRVRYLSFLGIGRDVRRCAFIVHTAQDLFVAHAFHAEPSSGALCKTIEAACKLRYQKCLDAHGGSGSLGAGPLGAGSAGSDSSRGSIGAALKSLVGSLTGRRGS is encoded by the exons atgattattagGAAAAGGAGGTATCATTATATAcg TGACAAAAGCGGACTTATCACGCCGCCCCAAAATGGCGGCGAGGAGTCCCCCCCACCAGAGAAGGAGCGAGCAGATCGTGAGGATTCAGAGAAGAGTCACTCTACCCCAGTGCCGCACTCTGCTGAGGGTCCAAACGATGACCTGTACGCCATTCCTGTCAAATTGAGACCTAAAAAGGAACCCCAACTGCCGCCAGGATGGGAGAAACATGAAGGTACTCGTCGGAAAT ATAACGACGGACCTTACTACTGGCACATAAAGAGTGGGACAATTCAGAGAGAGATCCCGAAGATGCCGCCCATAGAAGCCAAGGAGTCCCGCATTTCCATGGTCAGGGATTGTTCCAATCTGTCCGAAGTCAGCAAGTACGAGGGCAGTATGATGACCAGCTCAGTCACCAGGAGTACCACCAGTGGAGCCCTGGACCATGATGGACAGGAGGCCGAGAGAAAACGGAAAGAGGAGATGTCTTACAA ACGTCGCAGTTTCCCAGCCCGTCCAGAGCCAGACAACGGTCGTGCCGTCAGGTTTTTCGTCCGCTCCTTGGGTTGGGTCGAAATTGCAGAGTCTGATCTGACTCCAGAAAGGTCCAGTCGTGCGGTTAACAAGTGCATCGTGGACCTCAGTTTAGGCCGCAACGATCTGCTGGATCAAGTTGGACGCTGGGGTGAT GGCAAGGACCTCTTCATGGACTTAGACGACGGAGCTCTAAAGCTGATTGACCCGGAGAGCCTGAACACACTGCACACACAGCCCATACACACCATCCGTGTGTGGGGAGTCGGCAGAGACAACGGCCG GGACTTTGCATACGTGGCCCGTGACCGTGCGACGCGCAAGCACATGTGCCACGTGTTCCGCTGCGAGGCGCCCGCGCGCAGCATCGCCAACGCTCTGCGCGACATCTGCAAACGTATCATGATCGAGCGCTCTCTGCAGCCTCCGCCACGCCCCACTGATCTACCGGCTACTAGGCGGCCtagaccactgtctg TGGGTGCAGCGTTCCCGACGCCGATGGAGGAGCCGCGCAAGACGGTGCGCGCGCTGTACCTGGGCAGCGCGGAGGTGGCGCGCGCCACCGGCATGCGCGTGCTCAACGACGCGCTCGAGAGGCTCGCCGCCGCGCGCCCGCCCTCAGCCTGGCGCCCCGTCGCCGTCGCCGTGGCGCCCTCTATGATCACTATCACTGATGAAGGG GATACAACCCCTATAGTGGAGTGTCGAGTCCGCTACCTGTCGTTCCTGGGCATCGGGCGCGACGTGCGGCGCTGCGCGTTCATCGTGCACACGGCGCAGGACCTGTTCGTGGCGCACGCCTTCCACGCCGAGCCCTCCTCCGGCGCCCTCTGCAAGACCATTGAGGCTGCTTGCAAG CTGCGTTACCAGAAATGTTTGGACGCGCACGGCGGGTCGGGGTCGCTGGGCGCGGGCCCGCTGGGCGCCGGGTCCGCCGGCTCCGACTCGTCCCGGGGCTCCATCGGCGCCGCACTCAAGTCCCTCGTGGGCTCGCTCACTGGGCGCAGGGGCTCCTGA